AGTATGTAGGATGGATAAACACCGCCGTATGAAGCTTGGGCTGCGTGTCTTGAATCTGTTGTAGAAGTATGCatattgtatgtacttgtcaaCGGAATTGTGAATATGTTGACACAAGGACGACTTGAATCAAGGGCTTATTTGCTCAGACTGAAGCTAACCAATCCTTGTATACctctctacttgtactgtactttcACTCATACAACATGTATTTGAAAGCTCAGCACTCAAATACAGTAtttgctacttgtagtactcCCTCACACCTCAACACGATAAGGTAGCTATACCACAGTATACAATAGGTACagctggtacttgtagatttAACTCCAGTGATTAGCCAATGATCTGTATGCTTTTATACAGCCAAGAAGGGGAGTTTATGAGCTGGAAGCGGGAGTGGGGAAGCTGCAGGAGTCCTCCTACAGCCCGATGAGGGACTCGGCTGGAACGAGCACAAGCAGATCGCGAGAATATGGCAGGTCAAAACTGCGCATATCGAAACATGACGCACAAGTCAACATCGTCACAAGACATAAAATGGTGGCTCGAAAACAAGAAAGATGAAGCGATTGAAGCTTCGAAAGGTGATGAGACTTGaatctggagctgttggtGTCGATTCTACGACTAATTCGAACGCCTTCAGATTTTTATCcctactcgtaccgtaAACCCGAACACTACTGGCTCAGAGGAATGAACCTTATTGGCCTGGTTGGATGGAAAAGAGGAATGAATAAATCTGTATTCCAACTCATTTGTTATAAATTCCAATACGTAGAAATGAAATTGAGCCGTTAAATACTATGTATCCATCTTCTTTTCTCCCATTAATTATCCCCAACACTCTCAAGTTGGGATTCCCATAACctcttcacgtgacgtccTCCCAGCCAATCACATTCCCCCCAATCACCCAAATGCTAAAGTTGCACTACCGGAATTTCATCACAGCACAGCACAGCACCACGAACACCACACCTACAATGATTGCTAGTGTTTGCAAGCGAGCCGGATTGCGGGCTGGCCCACGGGCATACCCAGGAGTGCGCCAGTTTGCCCTCCGAGCATacaacgaggagaaggagctggctcTCAAACAGCGGCTTTCGCAGCTTCCTCCCCCCGGCAAGGCCTTTGTGACTGCCGAGGGAGAGCCTCGAcctgccaaggaggccgagctgGCTGAGCTGGCTGAGATTGCCGCTCTGTACAAGACGGACCGAGTTGGCATTCTCGAtattctgctgctgggcaacAAGCACGCCCGACTGTACCGAGACAACACAGCACTGCTCAAGGATTACTACTACAACGGTCGACGAATCCTCGACAAGATCCCCGTCAAGGACAAGCAGACAGGCAAGGTGACGTGGGAGATCAAGCGAGAGGgcgccgagaaggaggactGGGTCAATCAGATGTACTTTCTGTACGCACCCTCGctgattctgctgctcatcGTCATGGTGTACAAGTCTCGAGAGGACATCACCTTCtgggccaagaaggagctcgacCAGCGAGTTCTGGACAAGCATCCCGAGATTAACGATGCTCCCGAGAACGAGCGAGACGCCCTGATCGTCGAGCGAATCATTGCTGGCGACTACGACAAGCTGGCCAGCTTACAAAAGAAGGCCACCCCCACCCCGGCTACTTTGATTTAGTCTAGCATTAACGTATCAAGTGAAAAAAACGAGAATTGAAGCGTAGAGGTGTCCATGGATGTCGATGGACGTTTAAAGGTGAAATAGAGTGATGCGTGTTAGACATGCGTgccagtacagtaatacacGAGAGCTACCATAAGCAAATACTGTTCACACACGTTAGGCAATACTACAACAGTTTGATAACGATGGCAACATCAACCTCTTTGAATCCACCCTCATACTCATATTATCTGAACGTCTGTATTCCTTATCGTGGCACTCTTGGAGGACTGTGTACAAACTGAGATCTGTTTCTACAGACTCAAGAAAACGAAGCACACCATATACTGGCACATGCTCTGtacaaaaagaagaaaagtcTCGCACGTggtgctacttgtagcaatACTTCAAGCATATCAATAACCGTGTCAATAACACATTCTCTATTCAGGGCTCACTTTAGTCTTGGTTCTAACTCACACTGTCCTACATCATCCATAAACATAGTTTCATATCATCTCATGACGAAGTCCCACATCATCATAACAAACCACTTCAACAAGTCAACACCTAAATCCATGATAAAACATACAGTGATACAGTGTATTCTCTGTCATAAATCATCCCATGTAATAAGAATTTAAATAAAAGCCActataaataaatatataaatcTGGCATACGTTAGAATGTGGGCGCACTATACACACGCACGCCCACTTGATTGTGAGGGGTACTGGCACACCGTATTTGTACAGTCTGCTCATACCACCGATTAATGTTAGAGGCGTTATCATCTTATGCTGCGGGAGAAAAGTCCAGGACTCGGTTGACTCCACTGGCCCCAAGCTCTCGCTCCTGAGCaagcttcttcttgggacTGATCTTGGACCGCACTGGTGACGGAGTGCCAGGAGTAGTGTTGAGCTGCGAGTCAAAGTTCTCGTCATCTGAAGGAGCAGAAATGGTGGATGCAGAAGagcctcgtcgtcgtttcTCTGGTGACGAGGGAGGCAGCTCTGTGGCCTTGGTTTCTCGAAGAGGCGACGAAGGAATGGCCACAGGAGAACTAGACATTATGTGTGCTGGTGGAGGCTGTAATTGTCTCGATCCTCGAAACGCCACTGGGCTCATAAGCTCGGTTGGCGACCTTCGATTGTGTTCATGCAGTGCCTGGGAAGCCAGCAGTCCAAGGGCATCCATTCTGTGGTTCTGGccctgttgttgctgcGACTGAGGTGGCTGAATGTGTTGTCGAGGCGGCTGAGAGGTACCAATGGACAGCGGGGGAGGCCGCGAGTCCAGCTGGCGGTTCTCATAAGCTGACTGTGTTCGTCGGTGTCCCATACCCTTGTGCACCATACCCACAGGTGACATGGGgtgatgttgctgctgctgctgttgctgctgaggtTGGGGCTGATGTTGCGGGAAATACGGCAGAACAGGCGATGACTGCAGAGACGATGGGTGGTGGGGGCTCTGCATGTGTGGaggttgctgttgttgctgatgAGGGTGCTGCAGCAGGGGTTGCGGCTGCTGCGACAGGTGTGCGGGGTGCTGGTGGGGATGCTGCTGTGCCTGAGGCGTAACAGGCTCCAGTCGAGCTCGCAGTCGTTGAATCTCGCGGTCCCGCCACTCAATGTCAAACACTGCATCCTCCAGCCTCAACTTTGCCCGTCGCAACTTTCGCTTGTAACTCTCCAACACCTTGGTGCTGGACTTGTTATACTCTCCCAGCAGCTGACGGGGTGACTCGCCGTCCTGATCTGCCAGTCGCAGTCTATCCACCTCTCTCTTGGCGATGTTGTTCTCCACCTCGTATCGTTGGGCCGCTTCATGGGTCTCAATGGTCAGTAGCTTGTTCTGTAGCTGGAAGTGCGACTTCTGGATCTTGGTCTTTGCCAGAAGAGCTGTGAGAGCCTCAATAGTCTCGTTGGCTGCTCGCAGTGACTCTGCCACCGGTTCTCCTCCCTGCGCGATTTCCTCCTCACTGAGGGGCTTCCAGTGTCGAATGAGCGCCTCCTTCTCTGGGTCGGCCTCGGTGGGAGTCTGGGGTCTTGAAATGGGTCGTGCTAGAGGCGTCGACACATCGGCATTGTCTTCAGGCTGCTCCTTGTGCTCGGTAGAGTCGTCCGGTTGGGTATCTTGGGTGGAGTCTGCATCTGTGACTGTGGGCTCATGTTCGGGCTCAAAGGGCTGACCGCTAGGAAGAGGGGTGGGCAGGAAGCTCTGTTTGTCGGCGGGCGGAGTGTGGGGCGCGTCGAGGTCCGTGCCGTCCTCTTTCTTGGACATGGTTGCGGTGTTCTGGGTGGTGGCGCGTACTAGTGGTGGTGTTTTCGTATTAACGTTGCTCGGTAGGGTAAGTAGTTGTGCATAGACAGGCGTATACGAGTAGGTCTAGATAAGCTTGACGGGACTGTAAGGGTTTCCCCGTTGTAAACAAGACAGCTACTTGGATTAGAAGGCAACCACCAATTGAGAGATGGTAAACTTGGGACTGCGAAGCAGACGAGTGCATATAAAAGCACTTAGAACCACACCAGGCATTCTAGACTGGGTTTAAAACAGGTAGTAGTGTTTTTGGATGCTATGCTAGATAATGCCTCATCTCGATTGGGACCAGTGCTAATG
This genomic interval from Yarrowia lipolytica chromosome 1E, complete sequence contains the following:
- a CDS encoding uncharacterized protein (Compare to YALI0E29095g, uniprot|Q6ZY23 Yarrowia lipolytica YALI0E29095g NUWM NADH-ubiquinone reductase accessory subunit (complexI)); this encodes MLKLHYRNFITAQHSTTNTTPTMIASVCKRAGLRAGPRAYPGVRQFALRAYNEEKELALKQRLSQLPPPGKAFVTAEGEPRPAKEAELAELAEIAALYKTDRVGILDILLLGNKHARLYRDNTALLKDYYYNGRRILDKIPVKDKQTGKVTWEIKREGAEKEDWVNQMYFLYAPSLILLLIVMVYKSREDITFWAKKELDQRVLDKHPEINDAPENERDALIVERIIAGDYDKLASLQKKATPTPATLI
- a CDS encoding uncharacterized protein (Compare to YALI0E29117g, weakly similar to uniprot|P35732 Saccharomyces cerevisiae YKL054c VID31); the encoded protein is MSKKEDGTDLDAPHTPPADKQSFLPTPLPSGQPFEPEHEPTVTDADSTQDTQPDDSTEHKEQPEDNADVSTPLARPISRPQTPTEADPEKEALIRHWKPLSEEEIAQGGEPVAESLRAANETIEALTALLAKTKIQKSHFQLQNKLLTIETHEAAQRYEVENNIAKREVDRLRLADQDGESPRQLLGEYNKSSTKVLESYKRKLRRAKLRLEDAVFDIEWRDREIQRLRARLEPVTPQAQQHPHQHPAHLSQQPQPLLQHPHQQQQQPPHMQSPHHPSSLQSSPVLPYFPQHQPQPQQQQQQQQHHPMSPVGMVHKGMGHRRTQSAYENRQLDSRPPPLSIGTSQPPRQHIQPPQSQQQQGQNHRMDALGLLASQALHEHNRRSPTELMSPVAFRGSRQLQPPPAHIMSSSPVAIPSSPLRETKATELPPSSPEKRRRGSSASTISAPSDDENFDSQLNTTPGTPSPVRSKISPKKKLAQERELGASGVNRVLDFSPAA